The Dendropsophus ebraccatus isolate aDenEbr1 chromosome 3, aDenEbr1.pat, whole genome shotgun sequence genomic interval GTATCGGCGATGTGTTCTTCTTTCCTATTGGAACTCAGCATTACATCAAGAGTACGTGTGATGAGGATTTATTCATGATTCTGGCCTTCAGTACCGGAAACCAGGTGAGATACTAGATGACATACAtttcatgtatttatttttttttagtgattTAATAGCGCCCCCTATGTATGACCCGCTAAACATCTTCATGTGTTTTTACAGCTGGAGACACTAGATATGGATGATTATTTCCACGCCACGGCCGACCACATCCTGGCACAGTTATTCTTAAAGAAACAGCAAGAGTTTAAGAATATTCCAAAGTTGGAGGGGGATCAGGCGGTGAATATCCCGTAAGTCAGGCTGAGCCAGACATTGCAGGGATGTTCCCCAATAACTGGATGGTCACATCGGGATCTTCATAGACTGGTCATGTGTTCCTATTTTGCAAATGTTACAGGAAAATAAGTGAACCCTGTGAAAGTGAATGGACAGGATGTATACGGATGGACAAAGCATAATGGACCATATGTACGTATGAATCTTAGGACTCTCTTGGACAAATGCCATCAAGATCACAggtgtaactaggattcataCTGACACCCCCGACTCCCATTTGGTGTAACTTGAAGCTTTGGGACCCCTACTGGTTCCAAGGACGTGAATGTAATTGTCCCCTGAATGGTGAAGACCACATCTGTGAAGCAAGCTCTATGTATTGTCTATGGGGCCACTAGACTAGGGATCAGCTgtcggcatacccctttaagtatcagtGGCTACCTCTATTTAAATGGCCAACATGCAAAGCTAGATTCATCCTGAATGTCTTCATAAGACAACTCCCTTAAAGGGAGACTTTATCCCAAGGAAAAATGTAAATGTGAGTAAAGGtggtaaaaacaacaacaaaaaacaacataCTTGCCTGCCCTGATTCTCCACCGCTGTCACTCCAACAGTTTCTGGTCCCCACTGTGATGTGTTTTCTGATTGGAAATTGACCACTTACCCAGTTAGGTCACCgatattggctgagcaggcagtagcTGTGGGGTTGCTGAATCACAGTAGCCAGGAGTGGTGGGGACCAGAATCTAGGAGAATagctgaggtgggagatcagggaAGTCGAGTTtccttttttatttagttttttttttttttggaacccTGACTCAATTTTCAATTCTTTTTCTATACCCTTTAAGATCTCATGCATGAGGCCATACTGCAGATATTCACCGTATAGACCTGTAATACGTTGACCATAGAATGATATGGGCCCATATTTATTCCAATAGGACTTGCATATAAGTGGAAGCATTGGTTACGGCAGCCAATGGCGCACCTTACATATTTATTACACGGACCATCCAGATGTTGTTTACTATATTTTTGAATAATGTCATATATCGCAAAAACCTGGAGTCTAGCAGGGCTGCCACCGTATTGATGTACCAGATTGAAAGCAGGCGGCCAACCATGGCTACTATATCCATGGAAATCCGTAATCTGCACCAAATATAAATATTCTGGGAATATTTGGCTGGCGCTCTGTCACCAGGGACTATGGCACTTTTGttagttgtgcaattttttttttttgttaaagcgcTGTCATTAATAACTTGTgactatagattgtaagctcctatgAGCAGGAGgcgttgtccatagcaaccaatctgaaTCCAGCTTATAGTTTTTCAAAGCAGGACTTAAAATACAAGCCGTGATTTGATTGGTCGCTATCGGTGACATGTCTGTACTGTGATCTCATGTCTTCGTGTGCTTATATGTTTTACTATTTAAAACAGGAGGAGTATGGTTTATATACCAAATATCATGGATGTAAATAAAATGGATTTCTGCCGCCTCGAGCGGATATTTCGTCTTCTTTTGCCTTATTAAAAAATTAACCCCATCATCTAGGTCTGTGTTTGCCATCCTGTGTCTCTcagctaaaactacaactcccatgatgctcTTCAATTTGCCCTTAACCCtgtattccccaacctgtggctcttcagctgttttaaaactacaactcccagcatgccttaacAGCCTTCATGGAAGGAGCATATGACCTTTGTTCTTGTGGTAGGTAGTGGTCCCTGCGGTCAGCTACTTATCTCCTACTATGGCTCTCCaatttttgcaaaactacaatttccatcatgatgcatgatgggagttgtagtttttcctgAGCTGCAGAACACAGCCAAATCCTGCGCCTGCAAGGCaacttttaatttaaaggggttatccagtgctacaaaaacatggccactttcccccctctcttgtctccagattaggtggggtttcatactcagttccatttaagtaaatggagcttaaaggggttatccagcgctacaaaaacatggccacttttccccctctcttgtctccagattgggtggggttttgcaaaccgcacctgaactggagacaagagaggggaaaaagtggccatgtttttgtagtgctggataacccctttaagctccatttacttaaatggaactgagtatgaaaccccacctaatctggagacaagagaggggggaaagtggccatgtttttgtagcgctggataacccctttaaggagatggctaaccttgacactacagctgttgcaaaactacaattcctatgagctttgaacaaccaaagatatggcttatgctgcccaggcattatgggagttgtagttgtgcaacagctggagtgtcaaggttagccatcactgcaaaTGTACCCTGAAGAGCTTGTCCTATCACCTCCCTCACAAACCCCTCTCACAACCATCCGCCTCCTCCTACAGTCTCATAATCCtcattctgcccccccccctcctcactcctccaTTTTCTCGAAGTCTAAACGCTAGAGGCGCGCGTAAGTCAGGTGATCGTTTCGAGTCACGTGACTGTAAGCCTGCCTAGAGAGGGACGTTGTCATTCTTGCCAGGCAGTAAAATGGCGCCGGCCGCTCGCCGTCACGTGTTCCGGCATGCTGCCGCGTTGCATTGTGGGGCTGAGGAACAGTCAGGGCCCGGCGTGACGCGGCAGAAACGAGTGAATTGTGGTGCCGGTGTATAGAGGAAGCAGTGCCGGAAAATGGTGGGGGTGAAGGTGATCGGGGGAGACGCGGAATTCCAGCCGGAGCTCAGCTCGGCCGGCTCCAGGCTCAGTGTGGTCAAGTTCACCATGAGAGGGTAAGATGGGGGTGGTAGTGACCATAGAGGCGGATGATAGAGTCCATGGAGCCCCCTGGCTGACCTCGGGCCTCTGCTGCTCCttgttcccattcactgactgcaCTGGTGAGACAATAGTATACAGACTGCTTACCAGCCACGACTATAGGGGGCGCTATATACACTCACTGTATAgaactccagagctgtaatcatagTTCACTGGAAACCGTCAGCAAGTGTGTTCACATACACATCCCTGATCTCTGCATGCAGCCTGATGGAGAAGGCTGggggatttcagctctgaagcctgctgTATTATAGGGGTTAGAAAGGGTTAGCAAAGCACAGATACTATTATCCAAAAACAGCTCCGCACCTGTCTGCAGATCATGTGAGGTATTACAGcctggctctattcacttcaatgggaataagctgcaataccacacacatgctgaggacaagggtggcgctgttgttTGATGAcagtgtttttcttatcctgaaaacccctttaaaagagcagctctggagtataatacaggataagtaatgtatgtacacagtgaccccaccagcagaatagtgagtgcagctctggagtataaaacaggatgtctcaggatcagtaatgtaatgtatgtacacggtgaccccaccagcagaatagtgagtgcagctctggagtataatacaggatgtaacgtgTTGATTGATGGGTTGTCTTAGTTCAGCAGTTCTGTAAAATGTAGTAGCTATTATCTTTCTTGGGTCCTTGTTAGTGCTGATCCCCTCCTATCCTCCATGTGCTACATATATTGCGCTGTCGCCCCCCTCAGGCCGGTGAATCATGGCTGCTGATCCAGGCTTAGTAATAAGATGGGCTGTTTAGTCTAATCCCTATTAGGACAATTGGATTGCTGCGGTCACCGTCCTGCCTGTCTTCCTCCTCCATCCGTTGCTTTATGCCTAATGTCTCATGGTTGCTGTGTTGCAGGTGCGCCCCCTGTGTCAGGATAGCGCCGGTGTTCACATCGCTGAGCAACAAATATCCACAAGCCGTCTTTCTGGAAGTAGATGTACATCAGTGCCAAGTAAGTGCCTGCCCTATGGCCGCCCGCCTGCTGCCTGTCAGTCATTTGTCATCTTTCATGTTACTGCagccgggtcccggattgcgccgcctCGTTCTTCCGTCTGGCTGGCGCTTCCTGGTCTTAGCTGCGGATTGAgatgccgctgaatggctgagctgccttgagacgtcacatctcaagcggCAGCGGGATGGGAGAATGGGGCGGCAAGATCCACGACCCggcgatggaaccggggaggcaagtgaccggcggcctctatatccaccccctccctggccaatAAAATACCCccagtacccctttagggtgccttcacacgtaccgtatcgctgcgtatttaacgctgtgtttttatcgctgcgtgtttggtgcgatttttacatgcgagttttgattttcacatgattttcatgtgaaaatcaaaactcgcatgtaaaaatcgcaccaaatacgcgcgataaaaacgcagcgttaaatacgcagcgatatggtacgtgtgaagctacccataatCACAAGAACGGCCGCGTCATAAAAAAGCgtggcattgaaatcaatgcaaaccaCAGCCATTgttcgcacaatgtattgaacaatggccattgtttgctacAGCCATGGTAATAATtgaaatgtcaattatttccagcgaaagtgcattgaaatcaatgcaatttttcgCTGCAACAGCGGCCGTCGTTCATGCAgtttttgaacatagccttaaaggggtattcccccacaaaattatttttgcattaatacgttgcccacccgtagctttccatctttccaatataaagttagtatggattctgcacagttttgctgttatccagctgcattcacccccacagattacatagaatcatcagacctcagtccacaccgacacgctccctgctcctggcccccaccctccgtgtcggcatcacgtgtcctcagtcccagcacagtgaagtgactgagaacactgatggggtggctgctgttacagagggagacggtgatcagcgcagctgtgacagcAGCCACCcgctcacccccagcccagagctcaccccctgtgtccagagcctcccgacaccgtccagcactcacccgcagcacacagcccctccccccccgccccacaaccgacCGCCCCCCCCAttacccgtggcatccctcactcacccgcagcatagcctccgcactcacccgcggcacccccccccgggcaagctccgcccccccgcaatcccccgtggctagctccgcccccccaccaccacacccccgcaatcgcccgcggctagctcaaaccccccccccgcaatcgcccgcggctagctccgcccaaaccccccccccccctggaatcGCCCGtggctagaaagatgggagacgtctcaaaatactcagggggacttggtgagtaaggccagctaggtttgggagcatttcatttttttagctcttggggggagtacccctttaaagcaagggctacaTGCACATGGCGAACGCGGTCAGTTCCACCCCGCCCACCCAACTATAGGCTTGGTAAGCGAGCGTTGATTAAGCGTACAGTTCAGTTGGATCGTGTAATAGGTCTCTAGTTTGCTGGATATCCTGATGTGAATATTGGTGGCAGCAAAGAAGGCTATGTTGCCCTTGACTGCTGCCAGTCATCATAAAACAATGTATAAATtactctggagtgcccctttactaTATATGAGGTGATGATAAGGTAGAGGACATGTGCTGGATGTCACCTGCCCGACCCTTTTGTCTTCAGGGCAGTAAGCCACCGCTAGAGTTGTCTGGCAGCGGcatgcccctcctccccctgttTGCCAGCTACGTAGCTTACACAGTGATGACCCTCTAATCCGCTGGTTTGGGGACTGTTCCTGCTGATACCTTATAACCCAGTATTTTCTTGCACTTTCCACTATAGGGTACAGCTGCAGCCAATAATATATCCGCAACGCCTACGTTTTTATTCTTTCGAAATAAAGTGAAAATCGACCAGTACCAAGGGGCAGACGCTGCCGGCCTAGAGGAGAAGATTAAACAGCACTTAGAGAATGATCCCGGGAACAACGAGGACACAGATATTCCTAAAGGCTACGTACGTAATGATACGGTGACCTGACTCGGGCTGTATCCACAGCTCTATAATACTGCGGCCGCATGGTACCCTCACTCCATAGGGAGAGCCTAGTCTTATTcatagtacatagtacatagGAGACAGGAGGCCCTGTTACAGGTTTAGCACTGGGGCCCATAAGTCATTAGTTACATCTCTCACTACATTGGTCTCTAACTAGAGTCAGTGTGGCAGGGGGGATGTGCCATCACTTTATAATCAGCGGGACCCCATTCTAGTGCATGGGCTGCCTgcagtgctgagggctgtaatgtaTCCTTACTCCCCTTTCCATTCCCCAGTCCGAGACCACTCTGCTctagcttttagagcagagtggtctCGGACTGGGGAATGGAAAGGGGAGCAaggatacattacattacagtggtctgcctggtgtgtatatatagatataggggaagatttatcaaacatggtgtaaagtgaaactggctcagttgcccctagcaaccaatcagattccacctttcattttccaaagagtctgtgatggataaaaggtggaatctgattggttgctaggggcagctgagccagtttcactttacaccatgtttgataaatctccccctatatcgctttacatctacattatagttaTATATGCACCTGCCAgaccaatgcttttagagcagagtggtagtcTGTAACcttgacaacgagctgtcaaaGAGCAGCCTATCAGGAGGAACAGACAAGTTTCCTGAATTTGCAAAATTATTTATCTTGAGTCCAAGAAGGGAGTGTACCTTTTGAAGGGGTTGGGATGGGGGATTTTGGGTATGATGGCGGGGTACATAAGTCCTTATAACCTCTTCAGTTCTCTAATAACACAAAGCATTTCTCTTTCTTGTAGATGGATTTAATGCCTTTTATAAATAAAGCTGGATGTGAATGTCTCAATGAAAGTGACGACCACGGCTTTGAGAACTGTTTACGGAAAGACCCGACGTACCTTGAATCGGACTGTGATGAGCAGGTAAGCAGTGTATAGATGCTTGTGTGAGGTCAGACGCTTTCACGGGGTACACAtgactgagggccctattccaccagacgattatcgttcagattatcgttaaatggtTCTAATCGATAATCgatcggttgaatagcagttaacgactgaacgagaaatcgctgatcgtttaagaagacctggacctatttttatcgttgctcgttcgcaaatcgttcgcattgagtaagaggtcgttcgcagtagtgacgaacgcaatagcgacgacaagacggccacaagaacgatcataagtgacgattatctttccatgtaaatgggtaaacgatttcaggtctttcgtaatagcggtcgtttggattgtgtaccgttaacgattatgcgaacgataatagtctcgtggaatagggccctgagaaGCTGTCTGCCTGAGCAGGTGTGTGGGGCGGATGAGGGGCTCCTTGTGCTGGTTATTGGCTGAAGGAGCTCAATGACTGGTAGCCCACAGAGTCTGGGTACAGCATGGTCTGGGGTGGAGTTACTGCAGGTTGTCGCTGTAGTGACCATAGCCCCAGGTCTGCCATATTTATAGAGGATAATGCCATATATTGTAACGGTAATACATTCATTGCAGGTTCTACTTGTCTCTtacggcttaaaggggttatccagcgctacaaaaacatcgtCATTTCTTtctgagacagccccactcttgtctccagttcaggtgcggtttgcaattaagctccattcatttcaatgcaacGGAGCAGAAAACCCCcgccccaagctggagacaagagtggggctgtctgtggaagaaagtggccatgtttttgtagtgctggataactcctttcagAGAAATGTAATTCAAACGTCCATAGTGGCATCTGTGGACCTGGAGCTACATGCAATACTACTGACTGGCATCTATAGGTCCACTcacactggctgagcggacctgacatGTCACGATCTGGGCCCCTGCTCAGCAGAAAAATGACTTTGTATAGTGAAAGTTTTATAAATCTGTATGTATATAAGAGCGGAGTCTGGGGATAACTGGTTTCCTACAAGATGCAGCACTCATACACATACTGCAGCCAGCCGTCACCTTTGTGACCATCCTGATCCCCACACTGGTGAACACTGATGGTTCCTATTAAATGCCGGCAAAGTTCATGAAAACCATTAAGGAATTTATACTAGAAAACTGTATTCCTCTTTATAATACAAAGAACAGCAAACCAGAATACACAGATGATAGCAGTGGTCTCCATGTGCTGCTGTTCTTTCAGATATGTCCTTTATATCATCATCATCGCTCTTCCCTATATCGGTCATTAGGTTACttatagtcttgtgctggttgtaacaATATAGTATCAGTGTCGTCATGTTTCCTTCCTAATAACCCCTTGTCTTGTTGCCTCCAGCTCCTGATCACTGTCGCTTTCAACCAGCCGGTGAAGCTGTACTCAATGAAGCTCCAGGGACCTGATAATGGTGAGTGAGGTTTAGCctcttttttttatatgaacaTTCTGGAATCTGTCCATCTCCGGGCCCTTTACCATGGATATACCTGTGCCCAATATCTAGCAGaacagtgctgatcattgtgcgTGCAGTACTGCACCAGCCATTGCTGGATCATTCACCCCTGCCATCTCCTATTACTCGCGGACATGTGCAGCTGATAAACAGATGTCGTCGCCAGACACCCAAGGATTTCTTCAGCCGATAACTGGATCTATTACACATGGCGATATCAACCTTTAAAGCCTTATGTGCACAAGGACCTAGATAAGGGACCTTCAGGAAAGAGACTGTTTAAGGGGGTACACCAGTGaagagctgtccagagcaggagaggtttcctatggggatttgctgctgctctggacagttcctgacatggacagaggtggcagcagagagcactgtcacactggcaagaatccaccacttcctgcaggacatacagcagctggtaggtactggaagactggagatttttaaaggacaaatctatataactttctgaaaccagctgagtTTGAGGAAAAAGAGTACTCTTTTAAAAGTAGCATGTTTAGATGGGAGTGCATGTGATGGCCACAGCCGTCCCTGACAGACACATTGTTTTTGTCTATATGTTATTATTTCTGACTTAAGGAAACATGGAATGTTATCCTGAGATTTCCTGCATCTGGACCAGCTACCATTGTCAGCCATATTAGTTCCCTCT includes:
- the TXNL1 gene encoding thioredoxin-like protein 1, giving the protein MVGVKVIGGDAEFQPELSSAGSRLSVVKFTMRGCAPCVRIAPVFTSLSNKYPQAVFLEVDVHQCQGTAAANNISATPTFLFFRNKVKIDQYQGADAAGLEEKIKQHLENDPGNNEDTDIPKGYMDLMPFINKAGCECLNESDDHGFENCLRKDPTYLESDCDEQLLITVAFNQPVKLYSMKLQGPDNGQGPKYVKIFINLPRSMDFDEAMRSEPTQALELTADDIKEDGIIQLRYVKFQNVNSVTLFVQSNQGDEEATRITYFTFIGTPVQATNMNDFKRVVGKKGESH